One segment of Papaver somniferum cultivar HN1 unplaced genomic scaffold, ASM357369v1 unplaced-scaffold_81, whole genome shotgun sequence DNA contains the following:
- the LOC113345449 gene encoding uncharacterized protein LOC113345449 isoform X1, with translation MARIIRKAASSLTPVLLAYPRTAHRFSSIFITPQLKNSSNTISRSSSLIYRQEVLFRTTTRHFSSSIGKKRPPESDKIISAGEEAEKDLLKKVVETPSEFPFKIEDKPGEQTVILTRDYMGNYIKVIVHMPDFSTDVNKEENSDESDNQNDQDKDSVNDPQSSIRLVVTNTNFRGTTLVYGVIAYPDGFSIDSFYIKYAYAPDEENIYYKGLDYAKLDNDLQKEYQRRLKIIGITPSTTNFLHEYMANRDMYSSDSSNSPPPTTTTTIDQITPESLLTTFLNDEGIPADPAIEQYRRRGHPLVSAEEIRNSGKHPKDFIWIPYPYHRSEKLLWIEVPSKGHYATESEIEEYCIEAFGGEDFLDGEAYEANPYRCLPRKALGDPPVISEEMDKILYPDFKHANDPKKGCNVALRPYFDEMNKIKYHPDRDPDVVIFACDINREVY, from the exons ATGGCGAGAATCATCAGGAAAGCTGCATCTTCGCTAACCCCGGTACTACTAGCGTATCCGAGGACCGCTCATAGATTTTCTTCCATCTTCATCACCCCTCAATTGAAGAACAGCAGCAATACAATTAGCCGAAGTAGTAGTTTAATTTATAGACAAGAAGTATTATTTCGGACTACAACTCGTCACTTCTCTTCTTCTATCGGTAAGAAGAGACCGCCTGAATCTGATAAAATCATATCTGCCGGTGAGGAAGCTGAAAAAGATCTTCTTAAAAAG GTGGTGGAGACACCAAGTGAATTCCCCTTTAAAATTGAAGATAAGCCAGGGGAGCAAACTGTTATATTGACTAGAGATTACATGGGTAATTATATCAAAGTTATTGTTCACATGCCTGATTTCTCTACTGATGTTAACAAGGAGGAAAACAGTGATGAATCAGATAACCAGAATGACCAAGACAAGGATAGTGTTAATGATCCGCAGTCCAGCATACGCTTAGTTGTAACTAATACGAATTTCCGCGGGACTACTTTGGTGTATGGAGTCATTGCTTATCCAGATGGGTTTTCCATAGACAGTTTCTATATCAAGTATGCATATGCTCCAGATGAAGAAAATATATATTACAAAGGACTTGATTATGC GAAATTGGATAATGACTTGCAGAAAGAATATCAAAGACGTTTAAAGATCATAGGGATCACACCCAGCACCACTAACTTCTTACACGAGTACATGGCTAACAGAGACATGTACTCTTCAGATTCATCCAATTCTCCTCctcctactactactactactattgATCAGATTACTCCTGAATCCCTCTTAACAACGTTTTTGAATGATGAAGGGATTCCTGCGGACCCTGCAATTG AACAATATCGACGAAGAGGACATCCACTTGTCAG TGCTGAGGAGATCCGCAATAGCGGAAAGCATCCCAAGGACTTCATTTGGATTCCGTATCCATATCATCG TAGTGAGAAGCTATTGTGGATTGAAGTTCCTAGCAAGGGTCACTATGCTACTGAAAG TGAAATTGAAGAATACTGTATTGAAGCTTTCGGCGGGGAAGATTTCCTTGATGGGGAAGCTTACGAAGCGAATCCTTATAGATGTTTGCCTCGCAAAGCATTGGGGGACCCCCCTGTTATATCCGAAGAGATGGATAAGATATTGTATCCTGATTTCAAACATGCAAATGATCCTAAAAAAGGTTGTAATGTTGCCCTACGACCATACTTTGATGAGATGAATAAGATAAAGTATCATCCTGATCGAGATCCTGATGTTGTTATATTTGCATGTGATATAAATCGCGAAGTATATTAA
- the LOC113345449 gene encoding uncharacterized protein LOC113345449 isoform X2, giving the protein MARIIRKAASSLTPVLLAYPRTAHRFSSIFITPQLKNSSNTISRSSSLIYRQEVLFRTTTRHFSSSIGKKRPPESDKIISAGEEAEKDLLKKEENSDESDNQNDQDKDSVNDPQSSIRLVVTNTNFRGTTLVYGVIAYPDGFSIDSFYIKYAYAPDEENIYYKGLDYAKLDNDLQKEYQRRLKIIGITPSTTNFLHEYMANRDMYSSDSSNSPPPTTTTTIDQITPESLLTTFLNDEGIPADPAIEQYRRRGHPLVSAEEIRNSGKHPKDFIWIPYPYHRSEKLLWIEVPSKGHYATESEIEEYCIEAFGGEDFLDGEAYEANPYRCLPRKALGDPPVISEEMDKILYPDFKHANDPKKGCNVALRPYFDEMNKIKYHPDRDPDVVIFACDINREVY; this is encoded by the exons ATGGCGAGAATCATCAGGAAAGCTGCATCTTCGCTAACCCCGGTACTACTAGCGTATCCGAGGACCGCTCATAGATTTTCTTCCATCTTCATCACCCCTCAATTGAAGAACAGCAGCAATACAATTAGCCGAAGTAGTAGTTTAATTTATAGACAAGAAGTATTATTTCGGACTACAACTCGTCACTTCTCTTCTTCTATCGGTAAGAAGAGACCGCCTGAATCTGATAAAATCATATCTGCCGGTGAGGAAGCTGAAAAAGATCTTCTTAAAAAG GAGGAAAACAGTGATGAATCAGATAACCAGAATGACCAAGACAAGGATAGTGTTAATGATCCGCAGTCCAGCATACGCTTAGTTGTAACTAATACGAATTTCCGCGGGACTACTTTGGTGTATGGAGTCATTGCTTATCCAGATGGGTTTTCCATAGACAGTTTCTATATCAAGTATGCATATGCTCCAGATGAAGAAAATATATATTACAAAGGACTTGATTATGC GAAATTGGATAATGACTTGCAGAAAGAATATCAAAGACGTTTAAAGATCATAGGGATCACACCCAGCACCACTAACTTCTTACACGAGTACATGGCTAACAGAGACATGTACTCTTCAGATTCATCCAATTCTCCTCctcctactactactactactattgATCAGATTACTCCTGAATCCCTCTTAACAACGTTTTTGAATGATGAAGGGATTCCTGCGGACCCTGCAATTG AACAATATCGACGAAGAGGACATCCACTTGTCAG TGCTGAGGAGATCCGCAATAGCGGAAAGCATCCCAAGGACTTCATTTGGATTCCGTATCCATATCATCG TAGTGAGAAGCTATTGTGGATTGAAGTTCCTAGCAAGGGTCACTATGCTACTGAAAG TGAAATTGAAGAATACTGTATTGAAGCTTTCGGCGGGGAAGATTTCCTTGATGGGGAAGCTTACGAAGCGAATCCTTATAGATGTTTGCCTCGCAAAGCATTGGGGGACCCCCCTGTTATATCCGAAGAGATGGATAAGATATTGTATCCTGATTTCAAACATGCAAATGATCCTAAAAAAGGTTGTAATGTTGCCCTACGACCATACTTTGATGAGATGAATAAGATAAAGTATCATCCTGATCGAGATCCTGATGTTGTTATATTTGCATGTGATATAAATCGCGAAGTATATTAA